The region TTCCCTGATGGCTTTCTGGCTATTGGAGAAGCGCGTGCCGTGGCATCACCCGCACAAGCAGCAAGCCCTGCCTTCCCGTCTGCACATGGCGCTGGAATCCCTCAAGCTGTGTGGCTCGGTACTGGGCGGATTCCTGTTGGGATTAAGCCAGTGGTCAATTCTGCGCCACGCATCAACCATCAGTGAATATGCCCTGATGCTGATGTTGTTCCTGGTCGGCATTCAACTGCGCAGCAGCGGCATGACCTTGCGTCAAATCACGCTCAATCGTCGCGGCATGCTGGTGGCGGCGGTGTCGCTGTGCAGCGCCTTAATTGGTGGGATGCTGGCCGCATTATGGCTCGATTTGCCAATCAAAACCGGCCTGGCGCTTGCCAGCGGCTTCGGCTGGTACTCGCTTTCCGGCATTCTCATGACGGAATCGTTTGGGCCGGTGATTGGCAGTGCCGCTTTCTTTAACGATCTGCTGCGTGAACTGATCACCATTATGCTGATCCCGCTGTTGATCAGCCGTCAGCGCAGTATGACGCTGGGTTTGAGTGGCGCCACCTCAATGGATTTCACCCTGCCGATTCTGCAACGCACCGGCGGCATGGAAATTGTCCCGGCCGCGATCGTGCACGGTTTTATCATGAGTTTACTGGCCCCGATTCTTATCGCGCTGTTTTCCGCCTGAGCACCGAGCGCATTTTTTCACGGCTGCGCGCGCCTTCCTTCGTCTACGCTTTCTGACTGACAGGTTTCCGCCATCGGGACGGATGGCAAAACACCAGAAAGGAGCGAACGATGAAGCAAACTGTGGCGGCACTGCTGGCCAAAACCCTGGAAAGCGCCGGTGTGAAACGCATTTGGGGTGTCACGGGTGATTCTCTTAATGGACTCAATGACAGCCTGAATCGCATGGGCACCATTGAATGGATGCCCACTCGCCATGAAGAGGTGGCGGCCTTTGCGGCAGGCGCTGAAGCGCAAATCAGCGGTGAACTGGCGGTATGCGCCGGTTCCTGCGGCCCAGGCAACCTGCATCTGATTAACGGGCTGTTTGACTGCCACCGCAACCATGTGCCAGTGCTGGCGATTGCGGCTCATATCCCCTCGAGTGAAATCGGCAGCGGTTACTTCCAGGAAACGCATCCGGAAGAGCTTTTCCGCGAATGCAGTCACTATTGCGAACTGGTGTCCAACCCTGAGCAACTGCCGCAGGTTCTCGGCATCGCCATGCGCAAAGCGATTCTCAATCGTGGTGTATCGGTCATCGTGCTTCCGGGCGACATTGCCCTGAAACCGGCGCCGGAAGGGGCGCGTAGCGAGTGGTATCCGCCGCAATTACCCCATGTTGTGCCTAACGCCAGTGAAATTGCCCGGCTGGCCGACACGCTCAACCATGCCAAAAATATTACGCTGATGTGCGGCAGCGGCTGTGCTGGCGCTCACGCTGAAGTGGTGCAGCTGGCAGAAACACTGAAAGCGCCCGTGGTGCACGCCATGCGCGGCAAAGAGCACATCGAGTATGATAATCCTTACGACGTCGGCATGACCGGCTTGATCGGCTTTTCATCCGGTTATCACGCCATGATGAACGCCGACACGCTGGTGCTACTGGGTACACAGTTCCCTTATCGACCGTTTTACCCGGCTGATGCCCATATCATCCAGATTGATATCAATCCCGCCAGCCTCGGTGCGCATAGCCATGTCAACATGGCGCTGATTGGCGATATCAAAGCCACACTGCAGGCGCTGCAACCTCAGCTCGCCAGCAAAAGCGATCGACATCATCTCGACAGCGCGCTGGAACACTATGCAGAGGCGCGTAAAGGCCTGGACGACCTGGCCACCGCCAATGATAAACAAGCGATTCATCCGCAATATCTGGCGCAACAAATCAGCCATTACGCGGCCGAGGATGCGATTTTCACTTGTGATGTGGGCACGCCTACGGTGTGGGCTGCGCGCTATCTGAAAATGAACGGCAAGCGCCGCCTGCTGGGATCGTTCAACCACGGTTCGATGGCCAACGCGATGCCACAGGCGCTCGGCGCTCAGGCCATCGATAAGCAACGGCAGGTCGTGGCGCTGTGTGGGGATGGTGGCTTCAGTATGCTGATGGGCGATTTTATTTCCGTCGCCCAGTTAAAGCTGCCGGTAAAGCTGGTGATTTTCAACAACAGCGTGCTGGGCTTTGTGGCAATGGAGATGAAAGCGGGCGGCTACCTCACCGATGGCACCGATCTGGAAAACCCCGATTTTGCCGCGATTGCCACCGCCTGTGGCATTAAAGGCATTCGCGTCGAGAAAGCCTCTGAACTTAACAGCGCGCTGGAACAGGCATTCGCACATGATGGTCCGGTGCTAATCAATGCGATTACCGCTAAGGAAGAGCTCTCGATGCCACCGCAGATCAAAGCCGAGCAGGCCAAAGGGTTCAGCCTGTATATGCTGCGCGCGATTCTGAATGGACGTGGCGATGAGATCGTTGAACTGGCGAAAACTAACTGGCTGAGGTAAAACGGATAACCAGGCCAGATAACTCACAACGCGGGCGCTCAGCCCGCTTTTTTGTTTCAGGAGAGCGATGTGATCGATTTACGCAGTGATACCGTAACCCGCCCAAGTGCCGCCATGCTGGATGCGATGATGGCCGCCGAAACTGGCGATGATGTCTATCGCGACGATCCCACCGTCAATGCGCTGGAACGCGAGGCCGCACGCCTGAGTGGCAAAGCCGCTGCGCTGTTCTTCCCTACCGGGACCCAGGCCAACCTGGTGGCACTGCTCTGTCACTGCCAGCGCGGCGATGAATATATCGTCGGCCAGCAGGCACATAACTACAAATACGAAGCGGGTGGCGCGGCGGTGCTGGGCAGCATTCAGCCTCAACCTATTTCTCATGCCGAAGATGGATCGCTGCCGCTGGCGGATATTGTTGCCGCCATCAAACCGGATGACATCCATTTTGCGCGCACGCGCCTGCTAAGTCTGGAAAACACCCATCACGGCAAAGTGCTGTCGCAGAGCTATCTGGAGCAAGCGTGGAAGCTGACGCGTGAGCACAAACTGGCGCTGCACATTGATGGCGCCCGCATTTTCAATGCCGTGGTGGCGCAAAATGTTGAGCTGAAAGATATCGCGCGCTATTGCGATACGCTGACCATCTGCCTGTCCAAAGGGCTGGGCACGCCGGTCGGTTCACTGCTGTGCGGTGATGAAGCCTATATTGAGCAAGCTCGTCGCTGGCGTAAAATGACCGGTGGCGGCATGCGTCAGGCAGGCATCCTGGCCGCGGCGGGTCTGTACGCACTGAAGCACAATGTGGCGCGCCTGAAAGAAGATCATGACAATGCCGCCTGGCTGGCGGAGCAGCTTAGCGCGATTGGCGTAGAGGTACTGAATCAGCACACCAACATGCTGTTTGTGAAAGTACCGGCGGATCAGGTGGACGCACTGAAAAGCTGGATGCACTCCGGCGATGTGTTGATGAGCGTAGGCCCGGTCACACGTATTGCCACCCACCTCGATGTCAGCCGTCAGGATTTACAACGTCTGGTTGCACACTGGCAGGCGTTTTTAGCGTAACAAAGCTCAGGTTGTCTTGCAGGGACGGTCTTCGGGCCGTCCACAAGTTCACCCTGGCGAGCCCCCTACTTCATCTTTATATCACCGTGCCGTACCGTTCTTCGCCAGTCACGTCTGTGCTATCGCCAGGGTTTCTGCATCGGCGATGTCATACACCGTTTCATCACTGCGCTGCGCCGTATTTCGCCAGTAATGCTCGGGCTATCGCCAGGGTTTCTGCATCGGCGACGCCTCGATAATCCCGCGCACGGAAGTGCATCTGAAACGCCGCGATCAGCTTACGCTGCATTTGCGGGGTATTCGCTGAATTGACGTCATAACCATAGCGCTGCAGCGCATCCAGCAGCTCGGCCTGATCGATGGGCGCACCCGCCGCGTGCCCGTTCAAATAACGCTGTACCGTGTCGCGATCGGGCCATGCGCCCAGTCCCTGCTCCGCCAACTGCTGCCAGGGGAACAGCGGGCCAGGATCCTGCTTCCGCTGCGGCGCGATATCGCTGTGCCCCACCAGGTTCTCAGGCGTAATGGCATAGCGCTGCGTGATATCTTTCACCAGCGCCACCAGCACGCTGATTTGCGCCGGCGTAAACGGCTGCCACTCCACGCCAGTTAATGTCCGCGCATAACCACGATTGACGATCTCGATACCAATCGACGTGTCATTGATGCGGGTCGCACCGCGCCAGAAACTCGGCCCGGCATGCCACGCCAGTTCAGGCTCCGGCACTAGTTGCCAGATCACACCCTTACCCCGTCTCTGCGCGGGCTGCCGTGGAATGAGATAGTGTGCGCTGACTTCACGATCGGTCAGCGTGGCCAGTGAGGAAGGCAGATCTTCGGCGGTATAGTGGATCACCACCACTTTGATACGAGGCCGCGCGCCCTGTGCCGGATGCGCGGTATCGACCCAATAACCCTGTCTTGATTCCAGCGAGGAGTGGCAGGCGCTGAGCAGCAGCGCCATCATCAAAGCGACAACTACCCGCATCAGCGAATGATCACAGCCGTTCCGGTCACGCTGACCATCAGCATGCTACTGTCTTTGCCCACGGTTTCATAATCGATATCAATGCCCACGACCGCATTCGCACCCAGCGCCTTTGCTTGCTCTTCCAGCTCTTCAAATGCAATCTGCCGCGCTTTGCGCAGCTCTTTTTCATAAGCTCCGGAACGACCACCGACGATATCGCGAATCCCGGCAAAGAAGTCGCGGAAAATATTGGCCCCGAGAATCGCTTCACCGGTAACCACACCGCAATATTCACTGATGCTGTGCCCTTCTAACGTGGGCGTGGTGGAAAATTTCATTTTTCTCTCCTGAGGTGAACAGCTCGTACGGCGTAAAAGCGAGACTATACTCTATGCTAAAAATGACGCTTTGCCAGTGAACAATAAGGAAATCGAGATGAGAAACAATGCCTTTGCGCTGCTTGTTCCCGCTGCGTTACTGCTCAGTGCCTGTACCACCGTCGAACCGGTGATCAAAGATAACGGACCGCGCACTGCCAGCTGTGTCGACGGTGGCCCAGATAGCGTCGCGCAGCAGTTTTACGATTTACGCATCAGCCAGCCCGGCCAGGGTCTGCCCGATAGCACCACGCTGGCAAAATATCGCCCTTACCTGAGCGATCACCTGTATCAAAAACTGCTGAGCGCCAGCAAGCAGAGCAGCAAACCTGCCTCGTGGAGCCAGGGCGATTTGTTCTCCAGCCTCGCACAGGGTCCAACGTCGGCGGAAGTTGCCAGCGCCTCAACCATTCCTAATCGCGATGCACGTAATATTCCACTGCGCGTCGATTTGAGTCGCGAGGGTAAAAGCTGGCATGACGAGGTATTGATGATTCATGAAGGCACCTGCTGGGCTGTGGATGATATTCGCTACGTCGGTGACTGGCCGCACGCAGGTGGCGGGTCGCTCAGCCAACTGCTGGAAGAGAAGAAATAGCTGTTTAATTTTACCGCACTCAGTTCTAAACATAAGCGCGCCGCATCTTTGCGGCGTTTTTTGTTAATTTTTAATCAATAAATTGCAGCCAGCGAGCCCTTCCCGGCGTTGACCTGCGCGATATTGTGCTACGCTTTGGGGACTTAACTGCTGTTTAATAAATTTTAACCCACCACAATTGCATAACTATTCTGGTGACGTTAAGATCCGCGGCACTAATTACTATTCATTTTTTGCGCATGAGTATTCAACTAAACGCCATAAACTGTTTTTTACGGTGCCCATCAGGCACTGTTCGATATCAACCTGGCTTGCCCGCAGGGAGAGACGCTGGTGTTGCTCGGGCCGAGTGGCGCGGGTAAAAGTTCGCTCCTGCGCGTCCTCAATCTGCTGGAGCAGCCGCGTTCCGGCAGCTTGCAGATTGCCGGGAATCACTTCGACTTCAGCAAAGCGCCGTCAGACAGCGCTATTCGTGAACTGCGCCAAAACGTGGGCATGGTGTTCCAGCAATACAATCTGTGGCCGCACCTCAGCGTGGTGCAGAATCTGATTGAAGCACCGTGTCGCGTGCTTGGTCTCAGCAAAGAAGCCGCGCGCGCGCGCGCTGATAAACTGCTGGAACGTCTGCGTCTGACCCCTTTTGCCGATCGTTTTCCCTTGCATCTTTCCGGTGGCCAGCAACAGCGTGTGGCGATTGCCCGAGCGTTGATGATGGAGCCGCAGGTGCTGTTGTTTGACGAACCCACCGCAGCCCTCGACCCTGAAATCACCGCGCAGATCGTCAGCATCATTCGTGAGCTGGCACAGACGCAGATCACTCAGGTGATTGTGACCCACGAAGTGGAAGTGGCGCGTAAAACCGCCAGCCGCGTGGTGTACATGGAGAACGGCCATATCGTTGAGCAAGGCGATGCCAGCCACTTTACACAGCCGCAAACCGAAGCGTTTGCACATTATCTTTCGCACTAAGTCAGGATGCATCTAATGAAAAAAGTCGTACTTGCTGCACTGCTTGCCGGTCTGAGCCTCAGCGCTTCTGCTGCGCAAACCCTGCGTTTTGCCACCGAAGCTTCATATCCTCCGTTTGAATTTGTCGACTCTGACAACAAGATTCAGGGCTTCGATGTCGATCTGGCCAATGCGCTGTGTAAAGAGATTGATGCGACCTGTACTTTCACTAATCAGGCGTTTGACAGCCTGATCCCAAGCCTGAAATTCCGTCGTTTTGACGCCGTAATGGCGGGTATGGATATCACCCCAGAGCGTGAAAAGCAGGTGCTGTTCTCCAAGCCTTACTACGATAATTCCGCGATCTTTATTGCCCAGAAAGGCAAGCTGGCGAACGTTGATGCGCTGAAAGGTAAACGCGTTGGCGTTCAGAACGGCACCACGCACCAGAAATATCTGTCTGATAAACACAGCGACATCACCGTTGTGCCTTATGATAGCTACCAGAACGCGGTTCTGGACCTGAAAAATGGTCGTATCGATGCGGTATTTGGTGACACCGCCGTGGTGAACGAATGGCTGAAACAGAATGCCAACCTCGCACCATTGGGTGAGAAAGTGACCGATAAAGATTACTTCGGTACCGGTCTGGGTATCGCCGTCCGTCAGGGCAACACCGAGCTGCAGGGCAAATTCAACACCGCCCTGGAAAAGATCAAAGCTGACGGCACCTACAAAACCATCTACAACAAATGGTTCCAGCAGTAATCCCTGATGAATGAAATGATTCCACTCGCAAGCGCCGCCGGCATGACTGTCGGCCTTGCTGTTTGTGCACTGATCGCCGGCCTTGTGCTGGCGATGATTTTTGCTGGCTGGGAAACCGTCCGCTGGAAACCGCTGGCGTGGATCGGTACCGCGCTGGTGACGCTGATCCGTGGCCTGCCGGAAATTCTGGTGGTGCTGTTTGTCTACTTTGGTGCCTCACAGCTGCTACTGACCTTATCCGATGGCTTCCATATCAATCTGGGCTTGTTCAGCATTCCCGTGCAGGTACAGATTGAAAACTTCGACGTCAGCCCCTTCCTGTGCGGTGTGATTGCCCTCGCGATGCTTTATTCTGCCTATGCCTCCCAAACGTTGCGCGGCGCACTGAAAGCCGTGCCTGTGGGCCAATGGGAATCCGGCCAGGCGTTGGGTATGAAGAAGTCGGCGATTTTTTTCCGCCTGATCATGCCGCAAATGTGGCGTCATGCGCTGCCGGGTCTTGGCAATCAGTGGTTGGTGTTACTGAAAGATACTGCGTTGGTGTCGCTGATTAGCGTGAATGACATCATGCTGCAAACCAAAAGCATTGCCACGCGCACACAAGAACCCTTTACCTGGTATCTGGTGGCTGCGGCCGTCTACCTGATTATTACGCTGTTCAGTCAGGCGATACTGCGCCGTATTGAATCGCGCACCACGCGTTTTGAACGGGGAGCCTGACGCATGCTGGATTACTTACCCGAGCTCCTGAAAGGGTTGCATACCAGTCTGACCCTGACGGTGGCATCACTGATTGCCGCGCTGCTGCTGTCGCTGCTGTGCACCATCGTGCTCTCACTGAAAGTCCCGGTGCTGAACTGGCTGGTAAAAGGCTACATCACGGTATTTACCGGCACCCCACTGCTGGTGCAAATCTTCCTGATTTATTACGGCCCAGGCCAGTTTCCCAGCATTCAAAATGTGCCGTGGTTATGGCATTTGCTATCACAGCCCTGGCTTTGCGCGCTGATTGCGCTGTCGCTCAACAGTGCAGCCTATACCACTCAACTGTTCTACGGTGCAGTTCGCGCTATCCCCTCCGGGCAGTGGCAATCCTGCGCTGCGCTGGGTATGAATCGCAAAGACACGCTGCGTATCCTGCTGCCGTATGCGTTTAAACGTGCTCTATCTTCTTACTCAAACGAAGTGGTGCTGGTGTTTAAAAGTACCTCACTGGCGTACACCATAACGTTGATGGAAGTGATGGGACACGGTCAGTTGCTGTATGGGCGCACCTATGACATCACGGTGTATGCCGCTGCCGGGCTGATCTATCTGGTGGTCAACGGTTTGCTCACGTTGATGATGCGTTTAATCGAAAAGCGCGCACTGGCATTCGAACACCGCAATTGATTGCTGTCGTGGCGCGATTTATCGCGTTTGTCTGAGATGAAAGTGTTGCGGACAAACGCGTCATATCTCGCGCTGCTACACCGACAACAACATATGTAATTTTTTAATCATATTATTTGCATATAAATTCATTTGCTGGCATCGTGTAATCCGTTCTATCTCTGGCATGGTTTACAGGAGTCACATAATGAAAAAATGGATTGTTGCTGCGGCGCTGGCAACACTGGCAATGAATGCTTATGCGGCGGAAAAAATTCGTTTCGCCTCTTCTGCGACCTATCCCCCGTTTGAATCCCTCGACCACGACAACCAAATTGTCGGCTTTGATATCGATCTGGCAAAAGCCTTATGTCAGCAAATGAAAGCGGATTGCACCTTTACCAATAACGCGTTTGACAGTTTGATCCCTTCGCTAAAATTCCGTCGTTATGATGCGGTCATCTCAGGCATGGACATCACGGCAGAGCGCAGCAAACAGGTCGATTTCACTCAGCCTTACTATGCCAACTCCGCGATTGTGATTGCCCAAAAGGGACAGTTCACCGACTTTAGCCAGTTGAAAGGTAAGCGTGTAGGGGTAGAAAACGGCACCACGCACCAGAAATACCTGCTGGAGAAACATCCAGAAGTGATCTCCGTGTCTTACGACAGTTATCAGAACGCGATTCTCGACCTGAAAAATGGTCGTCTGAACGGCGTGTTTGGTGATAGCGCGGTGGTCAATCAGTGGCTGAAGGCTAACGACGATCTCAGCGCGGTGGGTGAGCATATTACCGATACCGAATACTTCGGCACCGGCTTAGGCATTGCGGTGCGCAAAGGCAATGCAACGCTACTGAAAGAGATGAATGACGCACTGGTGGCGCTGAAAGCCGATGGCACCTGGCAGCAAATCAACCAGAAGTGGTTCCCGGAATAAGCATTATGGAGCCGCGTGGCGTGCCACCTGACAGGTTCTGCACGTCCTCCGTTCAGGCGGTGGCTACGTGGCTCCACCCTTCTTAATCAGCAGCGTTAGCACTTCAAAGTGTGCGGTGTGTGGAAACATATCAAACAGCTGGACGCGGCTCACCGCGTAATCTGCCAGGCGTGCAATATCCTGCGCCATCGTAGTGGGATTGCAGCTTGAATAGAGAATGTAGTCTGGCGCCATTTCACTGAGATAAGCACACAGCTCAGCCCCAATACCGCGACGCGGCGGATTAACCAGCACCAGCTGTGGCACCTGTTCATGCGATGTCGCGAACCGGGTGGAATCCAGCGCGGCGAAACTCACTTTATCGAGCCCCAACTGTTCAGCCGATTGCTGCGCACAG is a window of Pantoea rwandensis DNA encoding:
- a CDS encoding lysine exporter LysO family protein — protein: MYGLIIILLPLIAGYLLHVTRANLLRGVARLLSALVYIILFFMGTSLAFLDNLSSNLLTIFHTALISMLCILACSLMAFWLLEKRVPWHHPHKQQALPSRLHMALESLKLCGSVLGGFLLGLSQWSILRHASTISEYALMLMLFLVGIQLRSSGMTLRQITLNRRGMLVAAVSLCSALIGGMLAALWLDLPIKTGLALASGFGWYSLSGILMTESFGPVIGSAAFFNDLLRELITIMLIPLLISRQRSMTLGLSGATSMDFTLPILQRTGGMEIVPAAIVHGFIMSLLAPILIALFSA
- the artM gene encoding arginine ABC transporter permease ArtM: MLDYLPELLKGLHTSLTLTVASLIAALLLSLLCTIVLSLKVPVLNWLVKGYITVFTGTPLLVQIFLIYYGPGQFPSIQNVPWLWHLLSQPWLCALIALSLNSAAYTTQLFYGAVRAIPSGQWQSCAALGMNRKDTLRILLPYAFKRALSSYSNEVVLVFKSTSLAYTITLMEVMGHGQLLYGRTYDITVYAAAGLIYLVVNGLLTLMMRLIEKRALAFEHRN
- the artJ gene encoding arginine ABC transporter substrate-binding protein, with amino-acid sequence MKKVVLAALLAGLSLSASAAQTLRFATEASYPPFEFVDSDNKIQGFDVDLANALCKEIDATCTFTNQAFDSLIPSLKFRRFDAVMAGMDITPEREKQVLFSKPYYDNSAIFIAQKGKLANVDALKGKRVGVQNGTTHQKYLSDKHSDITVVPYDSYQNAVLDLKNGRIDAVFGDTAVVNEWLKQNANLAPLGEKVTDKDYFGTGLGIAVRQGNTELQGKFNTALEKIKADGTYKTIYNKWFQQ
- the artJ gene encoding arginine ABC transporter substrate-binding protein yields the protein MKKWIVAAALATLAMNAYAAEKIRFASSATYPPFESLDHDNQIVGFDIDLAKALCQQMKADCTFTNNAFDSLIPSLKFRRYDAVISGMDITAERSKQVDFTQPYYANSAIVIAQKGQFTDFSQLKGKRVGVENGTTHQKYLLEKHPEVISVSYDSYQNAILDLKNGRLNGVFGDSAVVNQWLKANDDLSAVGEHITDTEYFGTGLGIAVRKGNATLLKEMNDALVALKADGTWQQINQKWFPE
- the ltaE gene encoding low-specificity L-threonine aldolase encodes the protein MIDLRSDTVTRPSAAMLDAMMAAETGDDVYRDDPTVNALEREAARLSGKAAALFFPTGTQANLVALLCHCQRGDEYIVGQQAHNYKYEAGGAAVLGSIQPQPISHAEDGSLPLADIVAAIKPDDIHFARTRLLSLENTHHGKVLSQSYLEQAWKLTREHKLALHIDGARIFNAVVAQNVELKDIARYCDTLTICLSKGLGTPVGSLLCGDEAYIEQARRWRKMTGGGMRQAGILAAAGLYALKHNVARLKEDHDNAAWLAEQLSAIGVEVLNQHTNMLFVKVPADQVDALKSWMHSGDVLMSVGPVTRIATHLDVSRQDLQRLVAHWQAFLA
- a CDS encoding N-acetylmuramoyl-L-alanine amidase, whose protein sequence is MRVVVALMMALLLSACHSSLESRQGYWVDTAHPAQGARPRIKVVVIHYTAEDLPSSLATLTDREVSAHYLIPRQPAQRRGKGVIWQLVPEPELAWHAGPSFWRGATRINDTSIGIEIVNRGYARTLTGVEWQPFTPAQISVLVALVKDITQRYAITPENLVGHSDIAPQRKQDPGPLFPWQQLAEQGLGAWPDRDTVQRYLNGHAAGAPIDQAELLDALQRYGYDVNSANTPQMQRKLIAAFQMHFRARDYRGVADAETLAIARALLAKYGAAQ
- the poxB gene encoding ubiquinone-dependent pyruvate dehydrogenase yields the protein MKQTVAALLAKTLESAGVKRIWGVTGDSLNGLNDSLNRMGTIEWMPTRHEEVAAFAAGAEAQISGELAVCAGSCGPGNLHLINGLFDCHRNHVPVLAIAAHIPSSEIGSGYFQETHPEELFRECSHYCELVSNPEQLPQVLGIAMRKAILNRGVSVIVLPGDIALKPAPEGARSEWYPPQLPHVVPNASEIARLADTLNHAKNITLMCGSGCAGAHAEVVQLAETLKAPVVHAMRGKEHIEYDNPYDVGMTGLIGFSSGYHAMMNADTLVLLGTQFPYRPFYPADAHIIQIDINPASLGAHSHVNMALIGDIKATLQALQPQLASKSDRHHLDSALEHYAEARKGLDDLATANDKQAIHPQYLAQQISHYAAEDAIFTCDVGTPTVWAARYLKMNGKRRLLGSFNHGSMANAMPQALGAQAIDKQRQVVALCGDGGFSMLMGDFISVAQLKLPVKLVIFNNSVLGFVAMEMKAGGYLTDGTDLENPDFAAIATACGIKGIRVEKASELNSALEQAFAHDGPVLINAITAKEELSMPPQIKAEQAKGFSLYMLRAILNGRGDEIVELAKTNWLR
- the artQ gene encoding arginine ABC transporter permease ArtQ, whose translation is MNEMIPLASAAGMTVGLAVCALIAGLVLAMIFAGWETVRWKPLAWIGTALVTLIRGLPEILVVLFVYFGASQLLLTLSDGFHINLGLFSIPVQVQIENFDVSPFLCGVIALAMLYSAYASQTLRGALKAVPVGQWESGQALGMKKSAIFFRLIMPQMWRHALPGLGNQWLVLLKDTALVSLISVNDIMLQTKSIATRTQEPFTWYLVAAAVYLIITLFSQAILRRIESRTTRFERGA
- a CDS encoding lipoprotein, with translation MRNNAFALLVPAALLLSACTTVEPVIKDNGPRTASCVDGGPDSVAQQFYDLRISQPGQGLPDSTTLAKYRPYLSDHLYQKLLSASKQSSKPASWSQGDLFSSLAQGPTSAEVASASTIPNRDARNIPLRVDLSREGKSWHDEVLMIHEGTCWAVDDIRYVGDWPHAGGGSLSQLLEEKK
- a CDS encoding heavy metal-binding domain-containing protein, yielding MKFSTTPTLEGHSISEYCGVVTGEAILGANIFRDFFAGIRDIVGGRSGAYEKELRKARQIAFEELEEQAKALGANAVVGIDIDYETVGKDSSMLMVSVTGTAVIIR